Proteins from a genomic interval of Lelliottia amnigena:
- the talB gene encoding transaldolase B encodes MTDKLTSLRQFTTVVADTGDIAAMKLYQPQDATTNPSLILNAAQIPEYRKLIDEAVTWAKGQSNDRAQQVVDATDKLAVNIGLEILKLVPGRISTEVDARLSYDTDASIAKAKHLIKLYNDAGISNDRILIKLASTWQGIRAAEQLEKEGINCNLTLLFSFAQARACAEAGVYLISPFVGRIMDWYKANTDKKEFAPAEDPGVISVSEIYQYYKQHGYETVVMGASFRNVGEIIELAGCDRLTIAPALLKELAESEGALERKLSYTGEVKARPERITESEFLWQHNQDPMAVDKLADGIRKFAVDQEKLEKMIGDLL; translated from the coding sequence ATGACGGATAAATTGACCTCCCTTCGTCAGTTCACCACTGTCGTAGCTGACACCGGAGATATCGCGGCAATGAAGTTGTACCAGCCGCAGGATGCCACAACTAACCCTTCTCTGATTCTTAACGCCGCACAGATTCCTGAGTACCGCAAACTGATCGACGAAGCTGTCACCTGGGCGAAAGGCCAGAGCAACGATCGTGCGCAGCAGGTTGTGGACGCGACTGACAAACTGGCTGTAAACATCGGTCTGGAGATCCTGAAACTGGTTCCGGGCCGTATTTCTACCGAAGTTGACGCACGTCTGTCCTACGACACCGACGCGTCAATCGCCAAAGCCAAACACCTGATCAAACTGTATAACGATGCTGGCATCAGCAACGATCGCATTCTGATCAAACTGGCATCCACCTGGCAGGGCATCCGCGCTGCAGAACAGCTGGAAAAAGAAGGTATCAACTGTAACCTGACGCTGCTGTTCTCCTTCGCTCAGGCGCGTGCTTGTGCTGAAGCCGGCGTGTACCTGATTTCTCCGTTCGTGGGCCGTATCATGGACTGGTACAAAGCCAACACCGACAAGAAAGAGTTCGCACCAGCGGAAGATCCAGGCGTGATTTCCGTGAGCGAAATCTACCAGTACTACAAACAGCACGGCTATGAAACCGTCGTTATGGGCGCAAGCTTCCGTAACGTGGGTGAAATCATTGAGCTGGCTGGCTGTGACCGCCTGACCATTGCCCCTGCACTGCTGAAAGAGCTGGCAGAGAGCGAAGGCGCGCTGGAGCGTAAACTGTCTTACACCGGTGAAGTGAAAGCGCGTCCAGAACGCATCACTGAATCCGAGTTCCTGTGGCAGCACAACCAGGATCCAATGGCTGTAGACAAACTGGCGGACGGTATCCGTAAGTTTGCTGTTGACCAGGAAAAACTGGAAAAAATGATCGGCGATCTGCTGTAA
- a CDS encoding amino acid carrier protein: protein MPDFFSFINEVLWGSVMIYLLLGAGIWFTVRSGFIQFRYIRQFGKSLKNSVTPQPDGLTSFQALCTSLAARVGSGNLAGVALAIGAGGPGAVFWMWVTALIGMATSFAECSLAQLYKERDRHGQFRGGPAWYMSRGLGMRWMGVLFSVLLLIAYGLIFNTVQANSVAHALRYAFDFPEWITGAMLAAATLMVIVTGIKGVARLMQWLVPVIALLWVSTSLVVTAMHLDQLPDVIATIFKAAFGWREAAAGALGYTLSQALTAGFQRGMFSNEAGMGSTPNAAAAAASWPPHPAAQGIVQMIGVFVDTIIICSASAMIVLLAGPVTHTRSPEGIQIVQQALVNLAGGWGAGFVSLIVILFSFSSIVANYIYAETNLIFLRFDSRKALWLLRVGIAGMVLVGSMLSLPLVWQLADVIMALMAITNLTAILLLSPVVALIASDYLRQRKLGLKPVFDAARYPDIKSQIAPGTWDDLPRQ from the coding sequence ATGCCTGATTTCTTTTCCTTTATCAATGAGGTCCTGTGGGGCTCAGTGATGATCTATTTGCTGCTGGGAGCCGGAATATGGTTCACGGTACGCAGCGGTTTTATTCAATTTCGCTATATTCGCCAGTTTGGTAAAAGTCTGAAAAATAGCGTCACCCCGCAACCCGATGGATTAACCTCTTTTCAGGCGCTCTGCACCAGCCTCGCCGCCCGCGTTGGCAGCGGGAATCTGGCGGGCGTGGCGTTAGCCATTGGCGCAGGCGGCCCGGGAGCCGTGTTCTGGATGTGGGTCACGGCGCTTATCGGAATGGCGACGTCGTTTGCCGAATGCTCGCTGGCGCAGCTCTACAAAGAGCGGGATCGGCACGGTCAGTTTCGCGGTGGCCCGGCCTGGTATATGTCGCGCGGCCTGGGTATGCGCTGGATGGGCGTGCTGTTTTCTGTTTTGCTACTCATCGCTTATGGTCTTATTTTCAACACGGTACAAGCCAACTCGGTGGCGCACGCTCTGCGCTACGCGTTTGATTTCCCGGAATGGATAACCGGCGCGATGCTGGCTGCCGCGACCCTGATGGTCATCGTGACAGGCATCAAAGGCGTTGCACGCCTGATGCAGTGGCTGGTGCCGGTGATAGCGCTGTTGTGGGTCAGCACCAGCCTGGTCGTTACCGCCATGCATCTTGACCAGCTTCCGGATGTGATCGCCACCATTTTCAAAGCCGCTTTCGGCTGGCGAGAAGCCGCAGCAGGGGCGCTGGGATATACCCTGAGCCAGGCGCTGACGGCGGGTTTTCAGCGCGGCATGTTCTCTAACGAAGCCGGAATGGGTTCCACACCGAATGCCGCTGCCGCAGCGGCCTCATGGCCCCCGCACCCTGCCGCGCAAGGTATCGTGCAGATGATTGGCGTATTCGTCGACACCATCATTATCTGCTCCGCCAGCGCCATGATTGTGCTGCTCGCGGGCCCTGTAACGCATACCCGCAGTCCAGAAGGTATTCAGATTGTTCAGCAGGCGCTGGTGAATCTTGCCGGTGGCTGGGGCGCAGGTTTTGTGTCGCTTATCGTGATCCTATTTTCGTTCAGCTCGATTGTCGCCAATTATATTTATGCTGAAACTAACCTGATTTTTCTGCGTTTTGATTCGCGCAAAGCGTTATGGCTGCTGCGGGTTGGGATCGCTGGAATGGTGCTGGTTGGGTCGATGCTTAGCCTACCGCTGGTCTGGCAACTGGCGGACGTGATTATGGCGCTGATGGCGATCACTAACCTGACGGCCATTTTGCTGCTGTCTCCAGTTGTCGCGCTTATCGCCAGCGACTATTTACGCCAGCGTAAGCTGGGGCTAAAACCGGTGTTTGACGCGGCTCGTTACCCCGACATCAAGTCACAAATTGCGCCGGGCACCTGGGATGATTTGCCACGGCAATAG